The following coding sequences lie in one Fusarium poae strain DAOMC 252244 chromosome 1, whole genome shotgun sequence genomic window:
- a CDS encoding hypothetical protein (TransMembrane:3 (o60-84i105-126o146-170i)) yields MDQVMDGGRLPLEEWFWEMPTCTRWWTTATILTSALVQCQMVTPFQLFYSFRAVFWKSQYWRLLTTFLYFGPFSLDLLFHVYFLQRYARLLEESSGRSPAHFSWLLLYSMTCLIAMSPLVSMPFLGHPLSSTLVYIWSRRNPETRLSFLGLLVFTAPYLPWVLMAFSLVLHGTVPKDEIMGVVIGHVWYFFSDVYPPLHNGSRPLDPPSWWRRLFEARPQVETDDSTNELLVAEARGAAPHEL; encoded by the exons ATGGATCAAGTAATGGACGGAGGTCGTTTGCCTCTTGAGGAGTGGTTTTGGGAGATGCCAACATGCACTCGCTGGTGGACAACCGCTACGATTCTTACATCCGCCCTGGTTCAATGCCAGATGGTGACGCCTTTCCAGTTGTTCTATAGTTTCCGGGCCGTGTTCTGGAAGTCGCAG TATTGGCGACTGTTGACGACGTTCTTATACTTCGGCCCCTTCTCGCTCGATCTGCTTTTCCACGTCTACTTCCTCCAGCGATATGCACGGCTTCTGGAAGAATCTTCGGGTCGATCACCTGCGCACTTCTCATGGCTACTGCTCTATTCAATGACCTGCTTGATCGCCATGTCACCACTCGTTTCGATGCCTTTCCTCGGCCACCCACTTTCCTCGACTCTCGTGTACATTTGGTCGCGGAGAAACCCCGAGACTAGACTCAGCTTCCTCGGCTTGCTCGTATTTACTGCACCATACTTGCCTTGGGTTCTGATGGCTTTCAGCCTTGTGTTACATGGTACCGTTCCCAAAGACGAGATCATGGGTGTTGTAATTGGACATGTCTGGTATTTCTTTTCAGATGTCTACCCTCCTCTGCACAACGGATCTCGACCTTTAGACCCTCCCAGCTGGTGGAGGCGCTTGTTCGAGGCTCGTCCCCAGGTTGAAACGGATGATAGTACAAACGAACTTCTAGTCGCTGAAGCAAGAGGAGCGGCGCCTCACGAGCTGTAA